The window ATTTTGTCCTTCAACACGATTAGTTTTTTATTGTGAACAAcactcctctctccctgtgaaCTTGGGAACTTTGGGAATTCCTAATTGCGTCACGTCGACCAAGGCTCCTCTCGTCCAATGGGATTTCAGGATGGGCACTCAAGTGCCCGCCTCTCAGCCGCAGTTGGACCAATCACACAGAAGTGTCGTGTCAGGAAAACGACGTAAGTCCGCGCATGATTGACGTCCGCAGGTGAGCGTGGCAGGTGATGAACGCGGACTCTTCCTCCGGTTTTAAATAATACAACTTCATGTGTGAAGCTAACCTTCAGGATGCACACATATATATAGCGACGGGAGCGGCTACCAGGACCAGCCTCACACTGACACGTCTTCAGAGTTATATTTGACTACGGGACTTACCAGAGCGGACAACCCCTCCACTCCTATTTCTCTTGTGTGGACATTATTATCATCACCCGACTTCTTGTCCTTTATATATAGTGTGTTTATGGTTTTATTCTATTACATACATGTTAAATTATGTTAGATGACAATGTGAGTGACTtgcaaaaatattaaattcCGAGAACCACATAAGGACCGTAGTTTTTAAGTGTTACTCCAAGCTATAGCTGTGAAAACAATCTTCTCTACGTTGTATTGTGCTCTATGTGAACTTACATTTGATcaaatttatttatgttttgtgttaaaTCAGTAATAACATTTGGATGACCACCAAGGTAATATTACTTCACTTGTACAGTTGGGCTTAAACAATGAATATCCTTATCAATAACATTATCTGCTGATCTCCATTATTACATCTTCATATTTCCCCAGCCACTCAGGAGCCAACCTGAACTCAACCATTACGCTGATTATCAGTTGACTGACTGGCAGTTGTGGGTCAGTGCAAGCTGACATAATGACATATTGTTCTGTTGCTGACCAACAGAACCGCTGTGTTTTTCCAAGGAGGgcaagtgtgtgtatgtgaatgtaGGACAGGGCTGAATATCCGGCAAGCCTTCCTTCCTGTACAGAAGAGTCTTTGAATATGCAAGTTTAGGAGTTGTGAGATAGGGGAGCTGTATActcttttatttatatatgtttaagTTATTTAATACTTGTAAGGCACTGAAGtgttatattttgtatattttgcGTCATTGTTATATTATAGGAAAGTTAATTTTTCCCTTTCTCTTGCAGGAGTATCAGTACATGGACATACACCTTTTTCTACCACCCTTccttataatttattttaacaatCGAGGGGGCAATCTTAAAAAGTAAACTTTCTGAAGTTGTCAGTTATTTTTTTAGTAATAATTTCTATAACTTTGTTCAAAATAAGTTAATAACAAATATTGTGACTATCCACAATAGAACTTATAGCTGTGTTTAATGCAAACATTACGCTGGAATATCTTACTCCAGTTTTCGGGAAATCTTTCTTTCCAGCATGCTGCTGACCAATTAGGAAACGACCTGATGGTTACGACAATTTTCCGCGACTGACAGAATGACCAATGGCGCGAGAGTTTAATGATTTGATCGGCCAATGGGGTGAGGCGAGGTCTATTTGAACGGTGAAAAGCGGGTTCGAAAACATTCGAGAGGGAAACAAAGAGAGCGCAAATATCGCGGTGTGGCTCGGCCTGACAAGTGGAATATCGACTTTTTAACACCGGGATACGTTAGCGTTTATGTAAGTTAATCTCGAAACTCACTGTTTTGTCTCTCATAACAGTAGAAACGTTTATTTAAGCGGTTGTTAAGTTGTTAAATATAACTTTTGCTTGCTGCTAACTTGACCGACATTAGCTTAGCCAAGCTAACTTAGCAACGCCAACTAAAGACACGTTAGCTGATGCAGGTGAAATGTTTGTACTGTACCAAATTTGACTTTGAATGTTGACTAACGATTCCAATACTCTCCGTCAGATTCCCATCATGTCTCACAAACAGATCTACTACTCAGATAAATATGACGATGACAAATACGAGTACAGGTGCGTGTCTATTCTTTTTGACAGATAAGCTAAAGCTAATGTTTCAATTTATATCGTGACTTTTGATAGTGTCAACTTTTTTCACAATAAATCTATGAAATTTACGGTGTTGTCAGCGTTATGAAAATATTGTCATTCATGACATAGATACAAAACTTAACTTTCACTGCTGTATACATCGCACTGTGCTTTAGGCATGTTATGCTACCAAAGGATATCGCAAAGCGTGTACCCAAGACTCATTTGATGTCAGAGACTGAATGGAGGAACCTGGGTGTCCAGCAGAGTCAAGGATGGGTGCATTACATGATCCACCAACCAGGTattttggtttttaacattcAAAATCAACCCCCCAACTGGCGAAGCACGATAAACTCCCAACTGAGCAGTGGATGTTCTGTTCAAGGGCAATTAATTCAATCTAATCTATAAAGACAAAACTTATAAACAATCGTTTTTGCCCAGCAAGATAACTTTGGAAAATGGACTTCCATGAAAAGATGAATAACATGCAGctatgtttttaatattgtagTAGACAGACCTCACAGCTCATCGTCTGTATTTTGCTTGTTTTACAGAGCCGCACATCTTGCTGTTTCGACGTCCTCTGCCTGATCAGAAATCCTAAAGGAAGACATCCTCTGGGCCCTTGGCAGATCAGCCTTATTTGTGTGCCACAGACGAGCCCCCTGCTGTCGGATAGTCTTGTGTGGTAGGTAAATTGGCCTGATCTTCCTGGACCCAGTGAAGGACTATCAAAGTTCAGAACAATGGTTGTGCAATGGAGCGTACATTTGAAGGAATTGATTATCAACCTTCTTGTGGGAAGACTTCTGCACGTTATTTGACACCACCTGCCAGAATCACCAGAACTGTGTACTGTTTTTCCTGACTTGATCTCTCTCTGTCCGTCTTGCTGGATGTGCTTGGATATTcccttttatttccattttctttGAAACGAATTTAAGATGTGGGGAGTGAGCTTTGTTAAAACATTAGTGTTCTaacagtgcattctgggtaaagcTCAGGTAAGAA is drawn from Betta splendens chromosome 11, fBetSpl5.4, whole genome shotgun sequence and contains these coding sequences:
- the cks1b gene encoding cyclin-dependent kinases regulatory subunit 1, with the translated sequence MSHKQIYYSDKYDDDKYEYRHVMLPKDIAKRVPKTHLMSETEWRNLGVQQSQGWVHYMIHQPEPHILLFRRPLPDQKS